Proteins encoded together in one Oceanobacillus iheyensis HTE831 window:
- a CDS encoding FAD-binding dehydrogenase, producing MEANVIVVGAGIAGLVATVEIAQSGKKVILIDQEPESSLGGQAWWSFGGLFLVDSKEQRRLNIKDSYELAWNDWKSTAGFDRKDDDWGRKWAEAYVQFAASEKREWLRSYGIRFFPVVGWAERGGSLASGHGNSVPRFHIVWGTGPGIVTPFVERMQSYVKQGLVTYLPRHRAEHLLVQNETVYGVEGSILKGSTAKRGEASNRIVVDSFSFKAENVVVTSGGIGANHELIRKNWPERLGKPPKNMLSGVPEHVDGKMLEVAEHAGARIVHRDRMWHYTEGIKNWNSVWENHGIRILPGPSSIWLDAEGNRFHAPNYPGFDTLSTLEAIQNTGYDYSWFILTQKIIEKEFALSGSEQNPDLTNKRISEVLKRAQSGAPEPVQKFLNHGEDFVTASNLEDLVEKMNQLTESPLLKVEHVTSQIEARDLQLANKFTKDLQLAAMYNSRKFLGDKLIRTAKPHPILKAENGPLIGVKLHILSRKTLGGIQTDLSGRVFNQQNVLIKGLYAAGEVAGFGGGGMHGYRALEGTFVGGCLFSGRTVGRSIARGE from the coding sequence ATGGAAGCAAACGTTATTGTTGTTGGGGCAGGGATTGCAGGTCTAGTTGCAACGGTAGAGATAGCGCAATCTGGAAAGAAAGTGATTCTGATTGATCAGGAGCCAGAATCATCTCTTGGAGGACAAGCCTGGTGGTCATTTGGGGGCTTGTTTTTAGTAGATTCTAAAGAACAACGAAGACTTAACATAAAAGATTCTTATGAACTCGCATGGAATGATTGGAAATCTACTGCAGGCTTTGATCGTAAAGACGATGATTGGGGGAGGAAATGGGCAGAGGCATACGTTCAATTTGCTGCTTCCGAAAAAAGAGAGTGGTTACGTAGTTATGGAATACGTTTCTTTCCTGTTGTCGGTTGGGCAGAAAGAGGTGGTAGTCTAGCTTCTGGACATGGAAATTCAGTACCTCGATTTCATATTGTATGGGGAACAGGTCCAGGTATTGTAACTCCATTCGTAGAACGTATGCAATCTTATGTAAAACAAGGGTTAGTCACTTACCTACCACGTCATCGTGCGGAGCACCTACTCGTTCAAAATGAAACCGTTTACGGTGTTGAGGGCTCCATTTTAAAAGGTTCTACAGCAAAGCGAGGAGAGGCTAGTAACAGAATTGTAGTAGATAGCTTTTCATTCAAAGCAGAAAATGTGGTGGTTACATCTGGAGGAATTGGAGCAAACCATGAACTAATACGAAAAAATTGGCCGGAGCGGCTAGGAAAGCCACCAAAAAATATGTTGAGCGGAGTTCCTGAGCATGTAGATGGAAAAATGTTAGAAGTAGCGGAACATGCTGGAGCGAGAATTGTTCATCGTGATCGTATGTGGCATTATACAGAAGGTATTAAGAATTGGAATTCGGTCTGGGAAAACCATGGAATTCGTATTTTACCAGGTCCATCGTCGATTTGGTTAGATGCAGAAGGAAATCGATTCCATGCACCAAACTATCCAGGATTTGATACATTAAGCACGTTAGAAGCCATACAAAATACAGGATACGATTATTCATGGTTTATATTAACACAAAAGATTATTGAGAAAGAATTTGCCTTGTCTGGCTCAGAGCAAAATCCAGACTTAACCAACAAACGAATAAGTGAAGTTTTAAAAAGAGCACAATCGGGTGCTCCAGAACCAGTTCAAAAATTCTTAAATCATGGAGAAGATTTTGTAACGGCTTCTAATCTAGAAGACCTCGTTGAAAAAATGAATCAACTGACGGAAAGTCCGTTATTAAAAGTAGAGCATGTAACATCTCAAATCGAAGCAAGAGATCTTCAATTAGCTAATAAATTCACCAAAGATTTACAGTTAGCTGCTATGTACAATTCTCGTAAATTCCTAGGTGATAAATTAATCCGTACTGCAAAACCACATCCGATATTAAAAGCTGAAAATGGTCCATTAATTGGTGTAAAACTGCATATACTTAGCCGAAAAACGCTTGGAGGAATACAGACGGATTTATCTGGAAGAGTATTTAATCAACAAAACGTTCTCATCAAAGGATTATATGCTGCAGGTGAAGTTGCGGGTTTTGGTGGTGGTGGAATGCATGGTTATAGGGCATTAGAAGGAACGTTTGTTGGCGGGTGCTTATTTAGTGGAAGAACCGTAGGAAGGTCTATTGCAAGAGGAGAGTGA
- a CDS encoding amino acid deaminase/aldolase, translated as MDWKAIIKNVPLDAKPQLLLDQNALESNIANIAKQANDKKIRLATKSIRSIPVLHKILSSSSTFKGLMCFTASEALFLVKQGFDDILIGYPTFDKKSLQEIATLNLQGKTITCMVDSKEHIELLATIQKENDGQFYTCIEMDMSNDWAGFHFGVRRSPLKSSKEVVQLAKFIDAQDGIFLKGLMGYEAQIAGVTDSNSEEKMKSNVVKQLKKKSIPTIAKRREQVYKLLQKNNIQIEFFNGGGTGSLQTTSQEKAVTEVTVGSGFYAPLLFDHYRDFQYEPALFFSLPVVRRPKKHIYTCLGGGYIASGSIGEDRQPQPVYPSDSTLISLEGAGEVQTPIQTKANLSIGNAVIFRAAKAGEICERFSEILVIDNGKWVQTYPTYRGGGECFL; from the coding sequence ATGGATTGGAAAGCAATCATTAAAAATGTACCATTAGATGCCAAACCTCAATTATTATTAGATCAAAATGCGCTTGAATCAAATATAGCTAACATTGCAAAACAAGCAAACGATAAAAAAATTCGTTTAGCTACCAAGTCAATTCGCTCGATCCCTGTTTTACACAAAATCCTATCATCCAGTTCAACATTTAAAGGACTAATGTGTTTTACCGCTTCAGAAGCTTTATTTTTAGTTAAACAAGGGTTTGATGATATTTTAATCGGATATCCAACATTCGACAAGAAATCTCTCCAAGAAATCGCAACGTTAAATCTTCAAGGGAAAACAATCACATGTATGGTAGATAGTAAAGAACATATTGAATTATTAGCAACAATTCAAAAGGAAAATGACGGTCAATTTTACACTTGTATTGAAATGGATATGAGTAATGATTGGGCGGGATTTCATTTTGGTGTACGACGATCTCCATTAAAGTCATCGAAAGAAGTAGTTCAACTCGCAAAATTTATTGATGCTCAAGATGGTATATTTCTAAAAGGATTAATGGGATATGAGGCACAAATTGCTGGTGTTACAGACAGTAACTCAGAAGAGAAAATGAAAAGTAACGTTGTTAAGCAGTTAAAGAAAAAATCAATTCCTACAATAGCTAAGCGTAGAGAACAGGTGTACAAATTACTGCAGAAAAATAATATACAAATTGAATTTTTTAATGGTGGTGGAACAGGAAGTCTACAAACAACTTCACAGGAAAAAGCTGTAACCGAAGTAACAGTAGGTTCAGGTTTTTATGCACCATTATTATTTGATCACTATCGCGATTTCCAATATGAACCCGCATTATTTTTCTCGCTTCCTGTTGTTAGAAGACCGAAGAAGCATATTTATACATGTTTAGGTGGTGGCTATATAGCATCTGGTAGCATTGGAGAAGATAGGCAACCGCAACCGGTGTATCCATCTGATTCTACATTGATTTCTTTGGAAGGAGCAGGAGAGGTACAAACACCTATCCAAACAAAAGCTAACTTATCAATTGGTAATGCAGTTATTTTTCGAGCTGCAAAGGCAGGGGAAATATGTGAACGTTTTTCTGAAATATTAGTAATTGATAACGGCAAGTGGGTACAGACATACCCAACTTATCGTGGGGGAGGAGAATGTTTTTTATGA